The window GTATCTTATCTTCTTTTTCCCTATAAAAGGAGTTTATATAAGActtttggttgatgagaaatgTAAAGAGAACTGTGACAATAAGGAAGGAGAACTTTAGTTCAAATATGTTAAATGATTTGATTAGTTAGTTGGTCTAGGTACCTCTGCATTAACTGTGCATGCAGTACTCCTTGTAGAATAGACTAAGATGTTGGTTTGACTCCATTCATATTGTACATTATGCTATCCTTCCACGACTTCAGTCTATTCTAGTATTGGGTAAAATGTTTGTTCATCTCTTGCTCTTCTAACATTGaagtaatgaaatttttttccgAGGGCTATTTAGGAAAAGTGGCCAAGGAAGTGAGCCtgatgagtattcattgatctatttaaaattttattagttcGTTATTAATGTATCCATATGTACTTCTGAGAATGCACTGCACTTCAATGACTCTTTAATGTTGTCTGTCACTCTAATGTATGAGTTGAAGGATTGGTTGGTAAAGGACCTAGTTGACCTGTCACTCCATTAGTCTTGGATTAGGTTTGGAGGTGTGGTGGTAAATGATGGGGGTGCCAAATGATAGAGGTGTTGGTTTTTTTCAGTTTGATGTTCTTTCTATTGCCCATTTTGAAGAcgccttttttttgtttccctagaaaatttgaaaactcTTTGATATCATTGAAGTGTTTGTCTTAATAGTCTTCCCTGGAATTCTTGCAGCAGGACAATTGAGTTGTAGGAATTTGTTCTATGAATGTGCATGCGTTTTGTAATTCTGCTCACTGGTGGAGGAATATGCATGTTGCGTGATGCAACTGAAAAGTTAgaggatgtttgataaaacttaatactcaAGGTTTAGTGACTTAAGATGATTTTGAGTTGaattatgcttaaattattaagttacaaagttgatttaccaaacaccctctgAGTGAACACCTTTATTTGTTGATAGgcgaaataattatatatatatatatataaaatagaaggTTCAACAAAGTATGCACATTGTGTGTGCATTAGTGAAACgccttttttaattttggttcgTGCACTTAGTGCATATGTACTGCATTTTGGTTGGGTTATACAGGCTTTTTCAAGGTTGAAGGGAAGTTTTTGTGTTAGTTGATCTGTCTTTGCTTTGCTTGCATGTTTCTAAAGGAAAGCATGTACAATATTTGGCTGAATACGGTTATAGTGATTATAGTTATCCACTTGGTGCTGGCTAGTTGGTTTAATGATAATCTAGTGAAAATCCTTAGCCAATCAAGGTTTATTTTTGAAacacttaggctatgtttggttcttggaaaattagaggaaaaatgtgagtgaaagaaaataaagaggaaaaatagatggaaagaaaaagcagaggaaaataaaaaatagatttaaagttaataattttttatatattacttcaaattcatttcactaattttgactcttctatataaaaattaaataatttaaaagtgcacaaaattttaattaatattaattatagttgatatatatatatatatatatatacatatatttgtatttttcatggtaaaacCAATCATGAGAAAGTTATTTTCCttaacctcttttttttttctctttttttctttccttagtttTTTCTTGGAGCAAAACATAACCTTAGGATAACTACTAGCATATTCAGGAATTTTTCAAGTGGCTTTTTTTCCCCTgattttcttttaccttttgtGTAGGATCCTTTCCTCCTTTGttattttaacaatatatatgcttgtacaaaaatacaaaaagaaatagaaaaccaTTATACATTTAGTCCTAAGTCTCAAGGCAGACTACATTTTCATCAATATGTAGGGATGAAACTTGTGAAATTGGCTATTTTAAAAATCTGTGAATTGGTAGGGTTCTTCCGTGGGAATATGTTCTTATAATCTGATCCTTGAGGCATTTATTGAATCTCACCCTGAGACATGAACCTTAAAATTTTCTGagagccttttcttttctttaactttttttcccccttttgaTAGGTGGGAAACTTCCTATCCGATCCTAACACCTCAGTCCACCTATAGACGTGAACTTGAAAATGATAGGTTTCCTCCTTTTTGGATGTGGGGTGGGAGTCAAACTTGGAAGTTACCCATCCCCACTGTAAACCCTTGAGTCTCATCCTTAGACCTGATTTTCCTGTATTGATTAAGATGTTTTAGTGGTTGTACTATGATTTAATGAACTTATTCATTTTCCTGACTTTGCAGgccaaaaaagagaaagagagagaggagaaagagaaaaggaaggagaaagaaaggaaagagaaagacaGAGATCGTGAAagggaaaagggaaaggaaCGATCTAGGAAGGATGAAACAGAGAGTGAAAATGTAGATGTAACTGACAGTTACGGCtataaagaagataaaaaaagggaaaaggacaAAGATAGAAAACATCGAAAGCGTCACCAAAGTGCTGTTGATGATGCAAGCTCTGATAAGGAAGAGAAAGAGGAGTCTAAGAAATCTAGAAGACATGGAAGTGAtcgaaaaaaatcaagaaaggtATTCAGGCTTGTATGTGACAAATAGTGGTACTTTTTCTTAGTTTTCATCTGATGACTGCAAAAAGATTCAACTCTCTGGTGTTTCTTGGCAGCATGCATACACTCCTGAATCAGACACTGAAAGCAGGCATAAAAGACACAAGAGAGAGCACCGGGATGGTTCCCGAAGAAATGGAGGTTATGAAGAACTTGAAGATGGGGAGCTTGGTGAGGATGGGGAAATTCGGTAGTTCCTACTATCCTATCTTTATGGTTTACTAACCTTCATCCATTCGCTAGACATAAGCATTTCACAGCTTAGTTGATTACATATGATAGATATCATtgtcaattttctttaatgttttttgAATTCTTCCAGCCATTACTTGTGCTTAAGATCTGTTTCTGAGATAAGTTATGCTCTGTCAATTTTTTATTGTAGGGTTTATGATAACTGCTATTTTGGTAGGATGTACAAAGTATTACTACTGATTTTTGTATTGGAGATGATGTTTTAGGATGTCTATCATCATGATTTGATGCAAATAGATCATTGATTATGTTTTATGAGCTTAGAATTTTCCTGAAAGTAGAGAGTATTGTTGGCTTAACAAGCAAAATATGGTTCTATGAACTAGAATGGAGCTTGTTGGTCTTTGAAGGAACATGGGAATGCACAATTATATTCAGTGCATTTCCGATGACATTTTACGGAGATTCCACATTTTTACCACGAACCCTATAACCTTTCAGAATTTCGTCAAAGAATTTCTGATGATGCATTAGATGCTCATCAattttggtttctaaaaaactatatctatatagttattattatttgaatattcaCTAAGTAATCCTCAACCTGAAATATTGTCATTTTTATGTTCTCtatggaaaattttctaaaaactgtGTTCGTTTGGAtacacaatttaaaaataaataaataaataaaaaacttctaTACGAAACTAGAACATCTTGTATAGAAAGTAAAAATTTTTTgttaccatatttttttaagtagtttttaaaaccattacttTTTCAATGTAAGCCTCTTAAGATTTATTGTATCTTATATGATGAAAGTattattttctgattttgaaaacaaaaaacatgaagtgtattcaaatggacactatcatttttatttttaaattcttgtaGATCCCGATTCTATTAGATGTTTGAGGTGCATATCTTAAACATATGAACCTCGTGCTAATGCAATCTCATTGAGCTTCACTAgggttcaatttttttaatcggACACTTCTAAAACTCCAGTTGTGTGCATATATTCTAAGTTTTGGAACCCACAAATACTGGTAGGTTAGCAATTTCAGAGTGGCCAGTCATAATTCAGGATCTGCCCATTCAGAAACTTGGCCTGAATGGTTTATGAATGGAGTACTCCACCCCACTGGAGGTTTCAGGGGACACTAACAAATAATTATGCTGTTCTTATCAGCAGTTTTTCCTCAGAAAACTCTTCCTGAGATATTACTTGGTTTTCTCTGTTGCTCAAGTCTGACAGCTAGCATGTGAAACTCAACTCAAGCTCAATATAAATACTTTTTCCCAACTTATTTTGGGTTATGAGCATATGAAAGTAGGTCATCATCTCATTTGGTTATTTTGATCACTTTTCCTGAATCATTAGATTAAAAGTATAATGTCcctttattcatatatattttcatattctgTTTTCCTTTATATAGGAGCTTTTTATGGGTGAATgagatttgaaattttgtgataATTATATGGGTTTGGTTGGGAATTGAGAAGAGCTTCCAGCTATAGGAATATCACATTGTATACAGAGTGAAGAATGGTACAAAACCTGTTTCCTGGGGAAACTGAAATTGCATCATTACAGTTTCTAGTGGAAACATTTTTATATAGTAGCTTAGAAAATCCACTTGTTATTGCCATTAGAAACAATAGCAGCTTCAATTGTCACATTCTAATAGAGGCTGTTTGTCAAAACTGGTTTTACGCCTCTGCTTGCCCTTgtttttgtattgtttttagtGTTTTGCGGTAAGAGAGCAGCTATGGATGATTTTTTAGATGATTTGATGGTCTCAAGCCGCAATTTTTTATACCACTTTTCTGCATCGTGGATATATGTTAGTCACGTGGTGATTTGAGGTATGCCTATTGTGATCTATGGTTTAATTTCATGGATCTAAAGAAAAAGTTATACTGAATCGTCTAAATGGTTTCCTATCTTGgctatttttataaatcatcTAAATATTTCCCCGTCTGGGTTTGGCCTGGACCGTATGGATTCAGAATGGTCTCACATGGGTAGGTATTACCCCCTGAGTTCTCTCAGTTTCGTGTCTGGGTGTTCAATGATTGATTTGGCAGAGTTGAATTTGCATAGAACCTTCTCTAAGTTTGCTGAGTTCTATTAAAGCTTGGTTTCTCTATATTTGGTCTAGCTGGAGCTTGTTACAAGTCAAACAAATGGCCCTGCTACCCCCGCGACACTCATAATTTGTCAATGGTTTTGTGTTACTTGTCATCTCTTTTTTTGAAGTAGGTAGCCTAAGggattatgtttttattatccCAGTTGTTCATGAACCTAATTGATACAAGGTGTTGTTCAAGCTTTGGCCTTGCATGCAATGGTGCCAAACTGAAGCTTGAGGCCCTGTCAGGTATACCAAGTTTCTAAATTTGCAAGCAGAAGTGCGTGAGCTACTTGGTTTGCTTTAACGCCTTTCGCGGGAGataatttgaaaacattaaaGTTTTAGTTAGTACTATTTGAAGAAATTTTAGGTTTGACGTTTGTAATATACCCGCGATATGATTGTGATCACTGACATCCTTTTTCCCCTtctaaataatcattttaattaatttcttgcTGTCCCAAGTTCATAGAAGAATGAATGAACgagttacatatatatatatatatatatatatatatatatatatatatatataacaagggCAACATTTGCAGTCTGAATAATCATTGATTGAATCCTGGGGTAGACAAACAAAAAACCGAAACACCGATGAATCCAGGTGAGGTCGGTTTGGAAATGTAGattttattggattaattaatgaaaaacagAACAGTTCAATTCGATTTATGGGTCGGAACATTTTAAACCGATGAAagtcaaatttaatattttcatatatgatAATTTAATGTTTTAGGTTGGATTACCATGAATTTTTATGTAGTAAAGGATTTATATTATTGTGGGAGTAAGTGATGTTTTTGATGGGATTATTATGtgttaatattataaattagatttattgagttgtatatttaattatttagtttttattaccatttttgcccaaagaaaaaaattatgggttaaatttaaatcaaatcaaataaatggTACAACACCGGCTCATAAAGTCATCAATAGataattcaaaaattggaattgaTCAATTTGATTTGATCCTCGGATTGGTAAGAAACCATCCAAAACCAATGCCGCTCGCTCGTGGTTGAATCAAGTTCACTTAAAATTTGTCTATGATTTTGGAAGTGTTCATTAACAAGAGCCATCAATCAAAATTGTTTAACACATTAATCAGGATTATCAAATGTTTTTGGACTTTCACTATGAAGGTTGAAGTGCTATAGGAGATGGTGTGTTGAATTTAGCAATGTTTTCAGACTTGTATCGAggactgaataaaaaaagttatccACTGATCATTGGTTGGATTGACGGtgatgatgtcataaatatataatttataaattattaaaatataaaataattataaaaataaaaataataatttatatattatttaaaaattaaaattttatttgaaaataaaaaattagtttcaaattagaaatttagattaaaatcataattttaatttaaattttgaaattttgaaatttacttttaaatcaaaaacttagtttaaaataagaaatttatttaaaattgtaattatttcattaatttaaattaaaatcataaattttaaaaatcataaagcaaaaacataataaatataaaagaaaataaataataatgagatgaggtaaaaaaataaaataaaaaaataaaaaatttggaaagcAAGGGAGGAGAGGGGTGGCCAAAAAGGGGAAGGTTGGGGGTTGTTTTCGATGGGGGTGGGGGTTTCAATGGGGAGGGTTCCAGCTTGATGGGAGGGGTTgcctgaaaaataaaaaaataaaaaaataaaaataaaaatgttgaacTAAATGGTTTCCTTTGAACCGTCCGATTCGCTAATCAGATCATCGATTCAATTTCGATTTAACTACTTTTCGGCCCACTTGATCAGACCAAATTGTAACTGTGTCTGGTCGGTCCGGTTTGGTTTTAAAACCATGGAATTCAGAGACAACCATTAAACACTAACGCATTAATTGGGCGCTTCATATCATGAAAAAGCCTAACATATTAATAATgcttgatataaaaaaaaaaaaaaggtggacgACGTTCTTGGTTTGAGTCACACATGTGCCAGCAAGCTCATGCATATGAATGGAGAATGCACCACCTGATTGTAGCATATCGTGAGGTGCTGGTGTAGGCTTGCCTTTTGAAACACACGGGTGCTTatggaaagaacaaaaaaacacaCGCACACATACACGCCCCCTTCCTGCTTGCATGTATGGAGGGCAAAAGGAATAGACGTACGAACAAACACTGGCAAAAAGTAACAAAATATGCAGGAAATAATGGCTTGAACCAATAATGTGTGCTCCTTGCGTTAGTATTCTCGTGAGATTTTCCTTCAGATTATACAGATCGGAAAACAACCTATTTCAGCACATATTGATAAGAAAATTGGAGAGAGATTAATTTGGGAAATTATCATATAATATTCATCATGTCGGTGACTATCTCACTCATCATCTCTTCTAAAATGGCTTCTCCAATATCCAGCCCAAGTTCCCTGCTCTCTGGCCTCAAATCATTCCATTCTTGTGATGAAgctatgaaatcaaaatttagcAGATGGTTTATGTTTGTTTCCTTTCCAGATTGTTTTTCCCATGCCCTTACTTTCTGACAGATGAGCTGCTCAAGCTCTTCAGGCACAAGGAATTCCCCAATACTCTGCTtccttctctcatttcttccatGGCCCTCTACCACTTCCCTCACACAATCAAACAGAAGCTtctttctttgcagcaaaaccCTTTTGGATTTGAAGCACCGGGAGGAAGAGTTTGACCAGACAAGCTCTTGCAATTCTGTAACCCCACTATATCTTGGCTTTTCTGTTGGGGATTGGACCAATGCTTCCAGGAGAGAGGCCGACGACACCGAGTCTTGTATAATTCTGTTGGAGAAGCCAGATTTCCTAGTGGATGAATTCTCTTGTTTCCTTGTTTTTGCGTTGGATAGCCCTGCAAATAATGGGTAGACAAAGATCAACAGAAGAGGGAAACAATACTGTCAAGTTTATAGGAAAAAAGACTGGCAGTTACCAATTGAGGAATCTCCTAAAACAGAAACTGGCCCGAATTGTAGCCTTTGGTTCTTGGATCTCCCCTGAACCTGTCTATCTGTAGCAGCCTGTTTGCTTTTGcgaaaaataagtcaaatgaATAGATGGTTGCCTAAATTGGCCTTAAATGAGAGTTTTGAAGAAATTTCAGGGAACGCCCAGATGCAAGGTAAATATTTCTACCTCTTCTTCTCTCGGTTTGTTTTGCTTCAAAGCTTGAATAGTGGTTGCAGTAGAGAAGGGGTCGTGGATTTGCAGTGAAGCACATGAGTCTTCTGTGTCACTCGCGGAGCAGGAATTAAACACAGTAGTGGTGCTAGCAGAGGAAAAACTATCCTGTTCCGCAACTTTTTGGCTGCTGCTTCCCACTTCGGAAAAACTCAATACACCTCCATCATGATCACAAAGTTTGCTTTTTGGGTTGCCAGTAATTGAGACAAGCTTGTTAAATATAGCTCTCAAAATTTTGGAACATTGTGGAATACCCTTTCCGCTCATGTTTAGATCGCAGCTAGCTGACCTCTTCAAAAGCTTGCTTGAGTTGCCATGACAACAGCTGAAGCCACCCTCTGAAGTCAAGTTCTTTTTCAGGCACCCTCTCTCCAGAAGGTAAGTCTCCAGGATAAAGGGCTCTTGGTGCTCCTGGAGAAGTTGTCCTAGCTGTTTACCTGGTTTGGACATGGTGGAAGGCATAAAAGTTGAGTGGAGGAGTTGGTAGGGGGGTTGTGGGGAGTGAGAGGAGATGAGAATAAAGATGTGGAATATATGGAAATATAGGGAAAATTGTGTTTATAGGTTGTTATACGAgaaatatatggttttggaaACCTATATAACTGAAATATGAGATCTGTCTggtaataagaaaaatattatatgttttatACACTATTTActgttcatatttatatttccgaaattaccttttaggtctcccaagcaaaaaaaaacattttttttttgttttcctcggCAATCAAATGAGGATgaatttttccggaaatcatgggGGTGGTGgtggaagcaaaaaaaattcCCGTTTTatccccaagaaaatccatcctcCATTCGATTttcgggaaaattcatcctcgtttgatttccgagaaaatccatgcaaaactcctaaggaaaacaaaaaaaaattgcttttttttttttgctccttgTGCTTTCTAGGGGtctccatcccccattcgatttccggtaaaattcatcctcgtttgattgccgagaaaattcatgcaaaacccctaaggaaaacaaaaaaaaattgttttttttttcttgctgaCAGACAAAGAGACCTAAAGGATAATTTCAAAAAtgtaaatatgaataataaataatgtatgaaacctataatatttttcttattaccCGACATATCTCATATTTCAGTTATATGGATTttaaaaccatatatttttcatataactgCCTATAAACACAATTTTCCCGAAAATATATGCAAAGTAGAGATTAGGGGTGAAATGATGAGGTGCAGGTCCATTAATTGGAATAGACAAAGTGTACGTGTCAGTTAGAGGACTGCAAAGGAGTGATAAAGAGGACTTTAAAGGCTTGAGAGCTGAGAGTGACGACAGACCAAACAATCTCTAGGCTACACATTGTTGGGGTGCCCTCTCTGCATGACTTCCAAGATTGCCTGATTGCCTGATTGCCTGATACAGA is drawn from Vitis riparia cultivar Riparia Gloire de Montpellier isolate 1030 chromosome 18, EGFV_Vit.rip_1.0, whole genome shotgun sequence and contains these coding sequences:
- the LOC117906366 gene encoding uncharacterized protein LOC117906366 is translated as MPSTMSKPGKQLGQLLQEHQEPFILETYLLERGCLKKNLTSEGGFSCCHGNSSKLLKRSASCDLNMSGKGIPQCSKILRAIFNKLVSITGNPKSKLCDHDGGVLSFSEVGSSSQKVAEQDSFSSASTTTVFNSCSASDTEDSCASLQIHDPFSTATTIQALKQNKPREEEAATDRQVQGRSKNQRLQFGPVSVLGDSSIGLSNAKTRKQENSSTRKSGFSNRIIQDSVSSASLLEALVQSPTEKPRYSGVTELQELVWSNSSSRCFKSKRVLLQRKKLLFDCVREVVEGHGRNERRKQSIGEFLVPEELEQLICQKVRAWEKQSGKETNINHLLNFDFIASSQEWNDLRPESRELGLDIGEAILEEMMSEIVTDMMNII